Proteins found in one Deinococcus sp. Leaf326 genomic segment:
- a CDS encoding major capsid protein, producing MAVTLLDIQPTIQNNLVSTIVESIYMRNPLLALIPFVDNDGKTTYQMIVEDGLAEGSTTRQINSDYTEGTAKNKVVSFDLGIYGGLGFVDNYLVKAGGVPYDLLNSQIQAKAKAAGIAFQRDFFNGDASVNAQTMTGLKKIVASTSSESVSTDALSLEDFDAAVYGVSGANVIFANGKTVARFNKLIRESGLLALTSVDVVGVPATVYNGVKILSTDVAGLNSPILADGEIYSARLGADGVFGIQANLPEPTIVEPGLRPGYTIRYEWFAGVAVQPGSVYRIKRNLTA from the coding sequence ATGGCAGTTACACTACTTGATATTCAACCAACTATTCAGAATAACCTTGTTTCTACAATTGTAGAGAGCATTTACATGCGTAACCCTCTACTTGCACTTATTCCTTTTGTAGACAATGACGGCAAGACAACTTACCAGATGATTGTAGAAGATGGACTTGCAGAAGGCTCCACTACACGTCAGATTAACTCAGACTATACAGAAGGAACCGCTAAGAACAAAGTAGTTTCTTTTGACCTCGGTATTTACGGAGGTCTAGGCTTTGTTGACAACTACCTAGTTAAGGCAGGTGGAGTCCCTTACGACCTCCTAAACTCCCAAATCCAGGCAAAGGCTAAGGCGGCAGGTATCGCCTTTCAGAGAGATTTCTTCAACGGAGATGCTTCTGTAAACGCCCAGACCATGACTGGACTTAAGAAGATTGTAGCTTCTACCTCTTCTGAAAGTGTCTCTACGGACGCTCTCTCTCTAGAGGACTTTGACGCCGCTGTTTACGGAGTAAGCGGAGCTAACGTCATCTTTGCCAACGGTAAGACCGTTGCAAGGTTTAACAAGCTTATTAGAGAATCCGGCCTTCTTGCCCTTACGAGTGTTGATGTTGTAGGAGTTCCTGCTACTGTTTACAACGGCGTCAAGATTCTTTCTACGGATGTTGCGGGCCTCAACTCTCCTATTCTTGCTGACGGAGAGATTTACTCCGCTCGTCTTGGAGCAGATGGAGTCTTTGGTATTCAGGCAAACCTACCAGAGCCTACTATTGTAGAACCCGGTCTTAGACCCGGCTATACCATCCGTTACGAGTGGTTTGCAGGCGTAGCAGTTCAGCCCGGAAGCGTTTACAGAATCAAGCGTAACCTTACTGCTTAA
- a CDS encoding HK97 gp10 family phage protein: MPGLDALFAELNKVVKLAVDKAIEDTALQTQIDARNLVPYDTGQLHDSIQVQREENGFNISANTDYAYYVHEGYVDKSGKFRPGTPYLSQPLNDNAALYGKRVQENMPKKVIIRVKV, translated from the coding sequence ATGCCTGGACTTGACGCCCTCTTTGCCGAGCTAAACAAGGTGGTAAAGCTAGCCGTAGACAAGGCTATAGAAGATACCGCCCTACAAACCCAGATAGACGCTAGGAACCTCGTTCCCTACGATACTGGGCAGCTTCACGACTCTATACAAGTCCAGAGGGAAGAGAACGGATTCAACATTAGTGCTAATACTGACTACGCTTACTACGTGCATGAAGGCTATGTAGATAAGTCTGGTAAGTTTCGCCCCGGAACCCCGTACCTCTCTCAACCTCTAAACGATAATGCGGCCCTCTACGGCAAAAGAGTACAAGAGAATATGCCAAAGAAGGTGATTATACGTGTTAAAGTCTAA